A window of Gemmatimonadota bacterium contains these coding sequences:
- the efp gene encoding elongation factor P has product MVNATDLRTGMTIRIDGSIYFITGCEHIKPGKGTAFSRTRLKHIHTGAVIEKTYKASDKLEDVRVERRKFQFQYTDGDMYYMMDLETYEQVPVSVSIIGDNKDYIKDSMTLELLTADQGVVGIEMPNFIELEVTQTDPGIRGDTATGGTKPATLESGAVVQVPLFINPGDVLRIDTRSREYVERV; this is encoded by the coding sequence ATGGTGAACGCTACGGACCTGCGCACCGGTATGACCATCAGGATCGATGGATCCATATACTTCATCACGGGTTGCGAACACATCAAACCGGGCAAGGGAACGGCCTTTTCGCGCACCCGCCTGAAGCATATCCACACCGGGGCCGTGATCGAGAAGACCTACAAGGCCTCGGACAAGCTGGAAGACGTGCGGGTGGAACGGCGCAAGTTCCAGTTCCAGTATACCGACGGCGACATGTACTACATGATGGACCTGGAGACCTACGAACAGGTGCCGGTAAGCGTGTCGATCATCGGCGACAACAAGGATTACATCAAGGACAGCATGACGCTCGAACTGCTCACCGCGGACCAGGGCGTCGTGGGCATCGAGATGCCGAATTTCATCGAGCTGGAAGTGACGCAGACCGATCCGGGTATCCGCGGCGACACCGCGACGGGAGGCACCAAGCCGGCCACGCTCGAAAGCGGCGCCGTGGTGCAGGTTCCGCTGTTCATCAACCCCGGCGACGTGCTGCGCATCGATACGCGGTCCCGCGAATACGTAGAGCGGGTGTAG
- the accB gene encoding acetyl-CoA carboxylase biotin carboxyl carrier protein — protein sequence MGIDEVLKLIESLRDTDIQEVEVAEGDRKIRIVRMTAGATAAAVPAPAADTHVQAAAPPAEHVRQDVGQADSADNTYVEVTSPMVGTFYRSPEPDADPFVQEQDRISTGQQLCIIEAMKLMNPIQSELNGRVMAILVEDAQPVEYGQPLFLIEPA from the coding sequence ATGGGAATCGATGAGGTGCTCAAGCTGATCGAATCGCTGCGGGATACGGACATCCAGGAAGTCGAGGTGGCCGAGGGCGACCGGAAGATCCGGATCGTGCGCATGACGGCCGGCGCGACCGCGGCCGCCGTCCCCGCACCAGCGGCGGATACGCACGTGCAGGCCGCCGCGCCACCCGCGGAACACGTGCGGCAGGACGTCGGCCAGGCGGACTCCGCGGACAACACCTACGTCGAGGTGACCTCGCCCATGGTGGGTACCTTCTACCGGTCACCCGAGCCCGACGCCGACCCCTTCGTTCAGGAGCAGGACCGGATCAGCACCGGCCAGCAGCTGTGCATCATCGAAGCCATGAAGCTGATGAATCCCATCCAGTCCGAATTGAACGGGCGCGTGATGGCCATCCTGGTGGAAGACGCCCAGCCCGTCGAATACGGCCAACCGTTGTTTCTGATCGAACCGGCATAG